Proteins from one Triticum aestivum cultivar Chinese Spring chromosome 7A, IWGSC CS RefSeq v2.1, whole genome shotgun sequence genomic window:
- the LOC123153341 gene encoding vegetative cell wall protein gp1: MVLNKPLISKISGQDNLIYVDQYNGLFASCFNYIIDRSPHPRRQSSSSSGSTTSQPPLHLAFPTGPIHPSHPNPHEDPSRHRPQPLLATRAARAQQPLGHQTPLPPGSRPPPLLPCAFRHHEPPASSSARNHGARSHGRASRRPPPWLAAAPSPPFAPGQPGDGRTRPPASIPASRSSRSSHASPILGPPCCLVTGALQEHQLAPPSSAMGFRRPDPTPWRPTPPPNLLPPPQVPRSTVRSPPPCCPRCHRAYASSASRTTAAPSPARSSRSVDRASASRSPGPARLPSPLCSWPSNRPKPPCRPPSSSEWAEAHGEASCAPSFFPLLGQPLIRPIYVFLQICDFPNYPGNCSFVV, from the exons ATGGTTCTCAACAAG CCCTTGATATCTAAAATTAGTGGTcaagataatttaatctatgtggatcAATATAATGGCTTGTTTGCCtcttgttttaattatataatagatagatcCCCTCACCCCCGCCGCcagtcctcttcttcctcgggaTCCACCACGAGCCAACCACCTCTCCACCTCGCTTTCCCCACCGGACCAATCCATCCCAGCCATCCCAATCCCCACGAAGATCCTTCTCGCCACCGCCCGCAGCCTCTCCTTGCTACGCGGGCTGCACGAGCACAACAGCCGCTCGGGCACCAGACCCCGCTCCCGCCCGGATCGAGGCCACCGCCGCTCCTCCCGTGCGCCTTCCGCCACCATGAGCCGCCGGCGAGCAGCAGCGCCAG GAACCATGGAGCCCGAAGCCATGGCCGCGCCTCCCGTCGACCTCCGCCATGGTTGGCCGCAGCTCCCTCGCCGCCGTTTGCACCAGGCCAGCCGGGAGACGGACGAACCCGTCCTCCCGCGTCCATCCCCGCGTCCCGCTCGTCCCGGAGCTCCCATGCTTCGCCAATTCTGGGGCCGCCGTGTTGCCTCGTCACCGGAGCCCTGCAGGAGCACCAGCTGGCGCCACCATCATCGGCGATGGGCTTCCGCCGGCCGGATCCGACGCCCTGGAGACCCACGCCCCCGCCGAACCTCCTTCCTCCGCCCCAAGTCCCTCGATCCACCGTTCGGAGCCCACCTCCTTGCTGTCCCCGGTGCCATCGCGCATATGCTTCCTCTGCTTCAAGGACGACCGCAGCGCCAAGTCCCGCTCGATCCAGCCGCTCCGTTGAccgcgcctctgcctccagatcacCCGGCCCAGCGCGCCTCCCAAGCCCACTATGTAGCTGGCCCAGCAACCGACCCAAGCCGCCCTGccgccctccctcctcctccgaatgggccgaggcccatggcgaGGCCAGCTGCGCGCCCTCCTTTTTTCCACTGTTGGGCCAGCCTCTGATTCGGCCCATATATGTTTTTTTACAGATCTGCGATTTTCCTAATTATCCAGGGAATTGTAGTTTTGTAGTTtag